The following nucleotide sequence is from Catonella massiliensis.
CTGCCTTGTCATTTAACAAAAGATAGACCATGGTGCCGTCAGAGCTTAGCTGTGCAAACTCTGTTCCTGAATCGGTTCTTACCTTAAGCTTATCTACTGTACAGGTTGCCACCTTCTTTGTTGCTGCATATACAATCTTTGAATTATGAAGGCCATTACCATAAAGAGGTACGCTTGTTAACACTGTACCCATTATAACTGCTGATAATATGCCCTTTGCTAAACTATTCTTAAACATAACTTCTCCAAATCTATAAATATTTTAATCTTACTCTTTCTATAGACTACTTTACAAAGGTGGCAAAAAAAAGTCAAGTTATTTACAATTTTTTATCCCTCTATAGCTTTTTTACCTATATCAGTACGCATATATTTATTCTCAAATTCCACAAGTTCAGTAGCCTTATACGCCCTGTCTCTTGCTTCTTTTAGGTCTTTTCCTGTAGCTGTCACTCCAAAAACCCTGCCGCCTGCAGTAACAATCTTGCCATTTTGAAGCTTTGTACCTGCGTGGTAGAGATAGAGTCCATCTTTACCAAAGCCTTCTTTGATGGTTACTTCTTTACCCTTTTCATAGTCTAGAGGATAGCCCTCAGATGCAAGCACTACACAGACTGCAGCATTGTCATCAAAGACAAGCTCTGCTTTATCAAGCCTTCCCTCTACACAGGCCTCCATTATATCAAGGATATCTGACTTCATCCTTGGAAGAACTACCTGTGTCTCAGGATCTCCAAATCTTGCATTGTATTCAAGTACCTTAACTCCACCCGGGGTAAGCATAAGTCCTACAAAAAGAACTCCCTTAAAAGGCCTGCCCTCACTTTTCATAGCCGCCATTGTAGGCTCGTATATGTTTTTCACACAGAAGTCTTCAACTTCTTTGGTATAAAAAGGACTTGGAGAAATATTGCCCATTCCACCTGTATTTAAGCCCTCATCTCCGTCCTTTGCCCTCTTGTGATCCATGGCAGAAGTCATAGGCTTGATGGTCTCTCCGTCACAGAAGCAAAGTACAGATACCTCAGGTCCGGTCATAAAGTCTTCTATAACTAAGGTGTTTCCCGCACTACCAAACTTCTTGTCTTCCATTATGGTCTTCACGCCTTCTATGGCTTCTTCTCCCGTTGTACATATAAGCACACCCTTACCAAGGGCTAGGCCGTCTGCCTTAAGGACTATAGGATAGTCAGCCTTTTTAAGGTATTCTATTGCTTTATCCGCAGAAGTAAATACCTCATAGCCTGCTGTAGGAATGTTGTATTTTTTCATCAAGTCCTTGGAAAATGCTTTAGAGCCTTCAATAATAGCCGCATTTGCACGAGGTCCAAATGTCTTAAAGCCTGCCTTTTCGAATTCATCTACTGCACCAGCCACAAGCGGATCGTCAGGACCCACTATGACAAAGTCTATATTTTTTTCTTTGGCAAATTCGATTAGTTTAGGGAAATCCATCACTGAAATATCCACACACTCAGCCACTTCAGCTATGCCTGCATTGCCTGGCGCAGCGTAGATTTTATCTGCTCTCTTGCTTTCGGCTACCTTACAGGCTATGGCGTGTTCGCGTCCACCACTTCCGACTATTAGTACATTCATAATGGCCTCCTTTTTATAGATTTCTATCAAAAGTTGCACAGAGAGGACACCACTATCTATGCGGCATTGTATCCTCTCTGTTGTTCTATCCATGAACTCTAAAAATAATTATACCTTACACTCTCACTGTCTTGCCGTCTACGACCTTTACCTGTCCGCTTGCTACAAGTTCAATGGCTTCCGGGAGTATCTTCCACTCAGCCTCTTCCATTACCCTTTTTTGCAAGGTTTCTGCTGTATCACCATCTTTTACTTCCACAGCCTTTTGAAGAATAATAGGTCCTGTATCTGTTCCCTCATCTACAAAATGCACTGTGGCCCCCGTTATCTTTACTCCGCGCGAGAGGGCCTTTTCGTGTACCTTTAGCCCATAGCAGCCCGTTCCACAAAATGATGGAATAAGAGAGGGATGTACATTTATTATCCTATTTCTAAACTTTTCTACCATTTCGCGGGGGATGATAACAAGGAAGCCTGCAAGTACAACCAAATCTACCTCCGCCTCTATAAGCGCATCTGTAAGAGCCTTATTAAAAGCCTCCCTGCTGTCAAACTCAGACGGAGATATGCAGCTTGCTTTTATTCCTGCGTTTTTTGCCCTGGTAAGCGCATAAGCAGAAGGATTGTTGCTGATAACAAGGGAAATCTCTGCATTTCTAATAAGCCCCGAAGCCTTGGCATCTATTATAGCTTGAAGATTGGTTCCTCCACCCGATACTAAAACCGCTGCTTTTTTCATAATTATACAAGGGTTACGCCCTTTTCTCCCTCTTTGATTTCACCAATTACAAAGGCCTTTTCGCCTGCCCTAGCTATGGCTGATATTGTCTTATCTACATCGTTTTTATCTACTACTACCATCATGCCGACACCCATATTGAAGGTATTGTACATAACCTGCTCATCTACATTGCCTTCTTTGGCAAGCATCTTAAATATAGCAGGCACCTCGTAAGAATCCTTACGGATAACAGCATGAGTTCCTTCCTTAAGCATACGTGGAACATTCTCATAGAAGCCGCCACCTGTAATATGGCTGCAGGCCTTAATCTTAACTCCTGCTTCTTTTACTTCTTTTAATGCTTTAACGTATATAATAGTTGGCTCAAGCAGCGCTTCTCCAAGTGTTTTTCCAAGCTCATCATAGTATGTACAAAGGCTTTCCTTTTCCATCTTAAATACACTTCTAACAAGTGAAAAGCCGTTGCTGTGGACTCCTGAGGAGGCGATTCCTATAATCACATCTCCCTCTTTTAGGTCTTTCCCGTCTATAAGGTCTTTTTTGTCACATACGCCTACGGCAAAGCCTGCAAGGTCATACTCATCCTCCGGCATAAGCCCAGGATGCTCTGCAGTTTCACCTCCTACAAGGGCTGCACCCGAGAGCTTACAGCCCTTAGCTACTCCCTTTACTATAGATGCTATTTTTTCAGGTTCATTTTTCCCACAGGCTATATAGTCAAGGAAAAAAAGAGGCTCTCCACCTGCACAAACCACGTCATTTACGCACATTGCCACACAGTCAATGCCGATAGTATCGTGTTTATCAAGCTCAAAGGCGAGCTTAATCTTGGTTCCTACTCCATCCGTGCCCGAAAGAAGTATAGGGTCTTCCATATCTTTAATCGCTTTAAGTGAAAATGCTCCTGAAAAGCCTCCAATTCCACCAAGCACCTCACCTCTCATAGTCTCAGCCACATATTTTTTCATAAGCTCAACTGACTTGTAGCCCGCTTCTATATCTACTCCCGAAGTTTTGTAATCCATTATATATTCTC
It contains:
- the purD gene encoding phosphoribosylamine--glycine ligase; the protein is MNVLIVGSGGREHAIACKVAESKRADKIYAAPGNAGIAEVAECVDISVMDFPKLIEFAKEKNIDFVIVGPDDPLVAGAVDEFEKAGFKTFGPRANAAIIEGSKAFSKDLMKKYNIPTAGYEVFTSADKAIEYLKKADYPIVLKADGLALGKGVLICTTGEEAIEGVKTIMEDKKFGSAGNTLVIEDFMTGPEVSVLCFCDGETIKPMTSAMDHKRAKDGDEGLNTGGMGNISPSPFYTKEVEDFCVKNIYEPTMAAMKSEGRPFKGVLFVGLMLTPGGVKVLEYNARFGDPETQVVLPRMKSDILDIMEACVEGRLDKAELVFDDNAAVCVVLASEGYPLDYEKGKEVTIKEGFGKDGLYLYHAGTKLQNGKIVTAGGRVFGVTATGKDLKEARDRAYKATELVEFENKYMRTDIGKKAIEG
- the purN gene encoding phosphoribosylglycinamide formyltransferase, which produces MKKAAVLVSGGGTNLQAIIDAKASGLIRNAEISLVISNNPSAYALTRAKNAGIKASCISPSEFDSREAFNKALTDALIEAEVDLVVLAGFLVIIPREMVEKFRNRIINVHPSLIPSFCGTGCYGLKVHEKALSRGVKITGATVHFVDEGTDTGPIILQKAVEVKDGDTAETLQKRVMEEAEWKILPEAIELVASGQVKVVDGKTVRV
- the purM gene encoding phosphoribosylformylglycinamidine cyclo-ligase; amino-acid sequence: MDYKTSGVDIEAGYKSVELMKKYVAETMRGEVLGGIGGFSGAFSLKAIKDMEDPILLSGTDGVGTKIKLAFELDKHDTIGIDCVAMCVNDVVCAGGEPLFFLDYIACGKNEPEKIASIVKGVAKGCKLSGAALVGGETAEHPGLMPEDEYDLAGFAVGVCDKKDLIDGKDLKEGDVIIGIASSGVHSNGFSLVRSVFKMEKESLCTYYDELGKTLGEALLEPTIIYVKALKEVKEAGVKIKACSHITGGGFYENVPRMLKEGTHAVIRKDSYEVPAIFKMLAKEGNVDEQVMYNTFNMGVGMMVVVDKNDVDKTISAIARAGEKAFVIGEIKEGEKGVTLV